In the genome of Pseudorasbora parva isolate DD20220531a chromosome 10, ASM2467924v1, whole genome shotgun sequence, one region contains:
- the commd9 gene encoding COMM domain-containing protein 9 codes for MAFLAEDQFTALQLLLKAPSKDVVRQICAESFPAGASKRQSVIEKTANSLSVSSIEAMELLTAFHTLSHHVVYQNLTSPEQILSVFPESFHSNLKNLITKIILENSVTWRNDALSSQISLPKLVDMEWRVDMKTASDSLSRMAVPTCLLQMKLQDTPCISSGPSESTITMELSRETLDTMIDGLGRIRDQLTAVARK; via the exons ATGGCTTTTCTTGCAGAGGACCAGTTCACTGCTTTACAACTGCTTTTAAAG GCTCCGTCTAAAGATGTTGTGCGGCAGATCTGCGCGGAGAGTTTCCCAGCCGGAGCCTCCAAGCGTCAGTCTGTAATCGAAAAAACTGCTAATTCTCTGTCTGTGTCCAGCATTGAAGCAATGGAG TTGCTGACAGCTTTTCACACACTATCGCATCATGTTGTGTACCAGAATCTAACCTCTCCGGAACAGATCCTGTCAGTTTTCCCAGAATCATTCCACTCAAACCTAAAGAATCTGATCACCAAAATTATCTTGGAAAACAG tgtcacatggagAAATGATGCTTTGTCCAGTCAAA tttCACTACCAAAACTGGTGGATATGGAGTGGCGAGTGGACATGAAAACTGCTTCGGACTCCTTGAGTCGCATGGCTGTGCCAACCTGTCTTTTACAAATGAAA CTCCAGGACACTCCATGCATTAGCAGCGGTCCAAGTGAGTCCACGATTACAATGGAGCTGAGTAGAGAGACACTGGACACAATGATAGACGGTTTGGGTCGCATCAGGGACCAGCTGACTGCAGTGGCAAGAAAGTAG
- the thumpd2 gene encoding THUMP domain-containing protein 2 codes for MRRFYCTAGAGMEELLAEEVQQKLCATQVEQIPGRVFFCCDADLYTVTQLKSAERLFLLLSKAEPISLPKNPAKTAAVVKQRVVGAPEIWKQTLLIWKDLQEELQCSQQRGHKRRRKDEDVEEEEESLTVADESTHSLTSSSHLTKRQHEVDKSCQHTPSFRVCCRCSGVIARSYTSQRLSRIIGMAIKEHLGWKVDLRDPVLEVNVYLSDDHCVVGIPLLKHPLASRSYMKHHGLRSTIAWAMTSLCPKQLNNCVILDPMCGVGAVLLEAAQEYSNAVFLGMDTDTSQLQKAAENLKASGMEGRVQLLRSSAMEIPLSDGAVDAVLCDVPFGRKFSCSSDMSTALPHLLREMERVICVGGHLVLLLSLQLSAQLKKTICTHKHNHHLNSSDTNNAHNDPSNTHNDCTDTPKTLMFNKSTSETSNTPLLLSSLQARRTHKVSLGSTDAFIHTYTKIQTQAHSELAPK; via the exons ATGAGGCGCTTCTACTGCACTGCAGGCGCGGGGATGGAAGAGCTGCTGGCCGAGGAGGTACAACAAAAACTCTGCGCTACTCAA GTGGAGCAGATTCCAGGTAGAGTGTTCTTTTGCTGCGACGCTGATCTGTACACTGTGACACAACTCAAGTCTGCAGAGAGGCTCTTTCTACTTCTGAGCAAAGCAGAACCCATTTCACTTCCCAAAAACCCAG caAAGACAGCTGCTGTTGTAAAGCAGAGAGTGGTGGGAGCTCCAGAGATTTGGAAGCAGACCCTCTTAATATGGAAAGACTTACAGGAAGAGCTTCAGTGCAGCCAGCAGCGTGGACACAAGAGAAGAAGAAAAGATGAGGatgtggaggaggaggaggagagtttgactgtagcAGATGAatccacacactctctcacctCCAGCTCACACTTAACAAAAAGACAACATGAAGTGGATAAGTCGTGTCAGCACACACCATCCTTCAGAGTGTGCTGCCGCTGTAGTGGAGTCATTGCCCGGTCTTATACCTCTCAG AGACTGAGTCGTATTATTGGGATGGCCATCAAAGAACATCTTGGGTGGAAGGTGGACCTGAGAGATCCTGTTCTTGAG GTGAATGTGTATTTAAGCGATGACCATTGCGTTGTAGGTATCCCTCTTTTGAA GCATCCTTTGGCCAGTCGTTCTTATATGAAACACCACGGGTTGCGTTCTACAATAGCCTGGGCCATGACCTCTCTTTGCCCTAAACAG CTGAACAATTGTGTGATTTTAGACCCAATGTGTGGAGTTGGAGCTGTGTTGTTGGAAGCAGCTCAGGAGTATTCT AATGCTGTATTTCTAGGCATGGATACAGACACGTCGCAGTTGCAGAAAGCTGCAGAGAACTTGAAAGCGTCTGGAATGGAAGGAAGAGTGCAGCTACTTCGTTCTTCTGCCATGG AGATCCCTCTTTCAGATGGGGCGGTTGATGCTGTGCTTTGTGATGTTCCATTTGGCAGGAAGTTCAGCTGCAGCTCTGACATGTCAACTGCCCTGCCACACTTActgagagagatggagag GGTAATTTGTGTTGGTGGACATCTTGTTCTGTTGCTGAGTTTGCAGCTTTCTGCACAGCTTAAGAAGACAatttgcacacacaaacacaaccaTCACTTAAACTCCTCAGACACAAACAATGCTCACAATGAcccctcaaacacacacaatgactGCACAGACACACCAAAAACCTTAATGTTTAACAAATCAACCTCTGAAACATCAAATACACCGTTATTACTCAGCTCTTTGCAAGCACGGAGGACACACAAGGTTAGTCTGGGCAGCACAGACGCATTTATACACACCTACACCAAAATACAAACTCAAGCACACTCTGAGTTGGCACCGAAATAA
- the LOC137091265 gene encoding dynein light chain Tctex-type 1-like — MYFFHSQTTFLVDEITTIIKEAVESTIGNSSYQHSKISQWMSNIVESSLCQLTKLGKPFKYIVTCIILQKNGAGLHTASSCFWDNTTDGSCTIRWENKTIYCVVSVFGLAI; from the exons ATGTATTTCTTTCATTCACAGACCACATTTCTTGTCGATGAGATTACCACAATTATTAAAGAA GCTGTTGAAAGCACCATCGGAAACAGCTCTTACCAACACAGCAAAATCAGCCAGTGGATGTCAAACATTGTAGAGTCAAGTCTGTGCCAGCTAACTAAATTAGGAAAACCTTTCAAGTACATAG TGACATGCATCATACTGCAAAAAAATGGGGCCGGTTTGCACACTGCCAGCTCGTGTTTCTGGGACAACACTACAGATG GGAGCTGCACAATACGGTGGGAGAATAAAACCATATACTGCGTAGTTAGTGTGTTTGGGCTTGCCATCTGA
- the zmpste24 gene encoding CAAX prenyl protease 1 homolog: MLQEILALPVEDKIFYAVLVFSWTVYVWEAYLAYRQRKIYRTTMHVPTELGKIMDSETFEKSRLYQLDKSNFGFWSGLYSEAEGTLILLLGGIPFLWKVSGNLTARFGFGPEYEISHSLVFLMLATLFSAFTGLPWSLYNTFVIEEKHGFNQQTLGFFLKDALKKFAVTQCILLPVTSLLLYIIKIGGDYFFIYAWLFTLIVSLILVTIYADYIAPLFDKFTPLPDGELKSEIESMAKSIYFPLTKVYVVEGSKRSSHSNAYFYGFFKNKRIVLFDTLLEDYSPLNKSEEKEPGTGEENETVANESKSKPKNKKQGCSNPEVLAVLGHELGHWKLGHTVKNIVISQMNSFLCFFLFAVLIGRKELFMAFGFHDIQPTLIGLMIIFQFIFSPYNELLSFCLTVLSRRFEFQADAFARNMGRSSELYSALIKLNKDNLGFPVADWLFSMWHYSHPPLLERLRALTGPKQD; encoded by the exons ATGCTGCAGGAGATTCTTGCATTACCAGTTGAAGACAAAATCTTTTACGCTGTCCTGGTCTTCTCATGGACGGTGTATGTTTGGGAGGCCTACCTCGCCTACAGACAG AGGAAGATCTACAGGACTACAATGCATGTGCCAACTGAGCTGGGCAAGATAATGGATTCGGAGACATTTGAAAAGTCTCGCCTCTATCAGCTGGACAAGAGCAACTTTGGCTTTTGGTCTGGACTCTACTCTGAGGCAGAGGGCACG CTGATACTGCTCCTAGGAGGAATTCCATTTCTTTGGAAAGTGTCAGGGAATCTCACGGCTCGTTTTGGTTTTGGTCCAGAGTATGAG ATCTCCCATTCTTTGGTGTTCCTGATGCTGGCGACACTCTTTAGTGCTTTCACTGGCCTTCCCTGGAGCCTCTATAACACTTTTGTTATTGAAGAGAAGCATGGATTCAACCAGCAG ACGCTGGGTTTCTTCCTGAAAGACGCTCTCAAGAAGTTTGCTGTGACTCAGTGTATTTTGTTGCCAGTGACATCATTGCTCCTCTACATCATCAAGATTGGTGGTGATTACTTCTTCATCTACGCCTGGCTCTTCACACTAATTGTCTCACTG ATTCTAGTGACAATCTACGCAGACTACATCGCCCCTCTGTTTGATAAATTCACTCCACTGCCAGATGGTGAGCTGAAGAGTGAAATTGAGAGCATGGCAAAGTCCATCTACTTCCCCCTCACCAAGGTCTATGTAGTGGAAG GTTCAAAGAGATCTTCCCACAGTAATGCCTACTTCTATGGTTTCTTCAAAAACAAGCGCATTGTACTGTTTGACACACTTTTGGAGGACTATTcccctttaaataaatctgAAGAGAAGGAGCCAGGAACAGGAGAGGAGAACGAGACAGTGGCCAATGAGAGCAAGTCCAAACCAAAG AACAAGAAACAAGGCTGCAGTAACCCTGAAGTTCTGGCAGTTCTTGGACATGAACTTGGACATTGGAAACTAGGCCACACAGTCAAGAACATTGTCATCAGCCAG ATGAACTCCTTCCTGTGTTTCTTCCTTTTTGCTGTGCTGATTGGTCGAAAAGAGCTCTTCATGGCATTTGGTTTTCATGACATCCAACCTACTCTTATCGGGCTGATGATCATCTTTCAGTTTATCTTCTCGCCTTACAATGAG TTGCTGTCGTTCTGTTTAACAGTGTTGAGCCGAAGGTTCGAGTTTCAAGCAGACGCATTTGCACGCAATATGGGCCGATCATCTGAGCTGTACTCCGCCCTCATCAAGCTCAATAAAGACAACCTGGGCTTTCCTGTAGCAGATTGGCTGTTCTCTATGTGGCATTACTCCCATCCTCCCCTGCTAGAGAGGCTCAGAGCCCTCACTGGACCAAAGCAAGACTGA
- the atp5if1b gene encoding ATPase inhibitor B, mitochondrial → MARFLNSNIRKCLATQIRMSSDQLGELGKGAGKGGGGGGSVREAGGAFGKKQAAEEEMYFKRKEQEQLAALRRHHQDEIDHHKKEIERLQQEISRHEGKIRKLKHDD, encoded by the exons ATGGCGAGGTTTCTAAACTCTAATATAAGGAAGTGTTTGGCCACACAGATCAGGATGTCGTCTGACCAG CTAGGAGAACTGGGTAAAGGTGCTGGGAAAGGAGGTGGCGGTGGAGGTTCGGTAAGGGAGGCAGGAGGTGCATTTGGCAAGAAACAGGCCGCTGAGGAGGAGATGTACTTCAA GAGAAAAGAGCAAGAACAATTAGCTGCTCTGAGAAGACACCACCAGGATGAGATTGACCACCACAAGAAGGAGATTGAGAGATTACAACAGGAGATCAGCCGCCATGAGGGCAAAATCAGAAAACTTAAACATGAtgactga
- the rpl13a gene encoding 60S ribosomal protein L13a: MADRFNKVLIIDGRGHLLGRLAAIVAKQVLLGHKIVVVRCEGINISGNFYRNKLKYLAFLRKRMNTNPSRGPYHFRAPSRIFWRTVRGMLPHKTKRGQAALDRLKVFDGIPPPYDKRKRMVVPAALKIVRLKPTRKFALLGRLAHEVGWKYQAITATLEEKRKEKSKLRYSKKKLEIKLTKQAEKNVESKIAKYTEVLKQYGVLV, from the exons ATGGCGGACCGGTTCAATAAG GTTCTGATCATTGATGGCAGAGGCCATCTACTTGGTCGCCTCGCCGCCATTGTGGCCAAGCAAGTGCTGCTGG GTCACAAAATTGTGGTGGTGAGGTGTGAAGGTATCAACATTTCTGGAAACTTCTACCGCAACAAAC TGAAGTATTTGGCCTTCCTCCGCAAGAGGATGAACACCAACCCTTCCCGTGGACCATATCACTTCAGAGCCCCCAGCAGAATCTTCTGGAGGACAGTAAGAG GTATGCTCCCACACAAAACCAAGAGAGGTCAGGCTGCTCTGGACAGGCTGAAGGTCTTTGATGGCATCCCTCCTCCTTATGACAAG AGAAAGCGTATGGTCGTCCCAGCTGCTCTCAAGATTGTGCGTCTGAAGCCCACACGCaaa TTTGCCCTCCTTGGAAGATTGGCACATGAAGTTGGCTGGAAGTACCAGGCCATCACTGCCACCCTGGAGGAGAAAAGGAAGGAAAAGTCCAAGCTGCGCTATTCCAAGAAGAAACTAGAGATCAAGCTCACCAAGCAGGCAGAAAAGAACGTTGAAAGCAAGATTGCAAAATACACTGAGGTTCTTAAACAGTATGGTGTTCTCGTTTGA